In Flavobacterium sp. N3904, one DNA window encodes the following:
- the rpsR gene encoding 30S ribosomal protein S18, protein MATLQQSASGKKDGDIRYLTPLNIETNKTKKYCRFKKSGIKYIDYKDADFLLKFVNEQGKILPRRLTGTSLKYQRKVSVAVKRARHLALMPYVADLLK, encoded by the coding sequence ATGGCAACATTACAACAATCTGCTTCAGGAAAAAAAGACGGGGATATCAGATATCTTACGCCTTTGAACATAGAAACCAACAAAACTAAAAAGTATTGTCGTTTCAAAAAATCAGGTATCAAATATATTGATTATAAAGATGCTGATTTCTTATTGAAATTCGTTAACGAACAAGGAAAAATTCTTCCTCGTCGTTTAACAGGAACTTCATTAAAATACCAAAGAAAAGTGTCTGTAGCTGTAAAAAGAGCACGTCACTTAGCTTTAATGCCATATGTGGCTGATTTACTAAAATAA
- the priA gene encoding primosomal protein N' yields MYFVEVILPLSLAKTFTYSVSEAEFLFIKKGMRVAVPFGKSKIYTALVIEIHNNKPTLYEAKEIHQILDDFPVVTEFQIAHWIWIADYYMCAIGDVYRGAMPSGLLLESETLITKKSDSFVDESLLSDDEYLVYEALQQQSSLKILDITAILNKKNIFPVIQKLIDKNILVLQEEVQESYKPKLVRYVRLHSKYDTNEGLKDLLEVLKSANKQKEIVLNYFQLSASEKKPITVKRLVEAAQSSPAIVKALVDKEIFEEYFLQEDRINFSGKGREDDLQLSNAQQFAFESVKASFKQKAVCLLQGVTSSGKTEIYIKLIEEYLATGKQVLYLLPEIALTTQLVSRLRAHFGNKVAVFHSKYNNNERIEVWNQVLQNADKAQIVIGARSALFLPFQDLGFIIIDEEHEQTFKQSDPAPRYHARDAAIVLANSHQAKVLLGSATPSIETFFNAKSDKYGYVEITERFGNVMMPEIALVDLKDKYFRKKMNGHFSDTLIEEITTALTLGEQVILFQNRRGYSPIIECITCGHVPHCEQCDVSLTYHKHKNQLRCHYCGYSMANPTLCHACSSIDLTTKGFGTEQIEQELIAIFPNAKIGRMDQDTTRGKFGFEKIIDSFKNREFDILVGTQMLAKGLDFDNVNLVGIMNADNMLYHPDFRAFERSFQMMTQVAGRAGRSEKRGKVIIQTYNPNHNTIQQVTNTDYNGMYKEQLYDRQIYKYPPYFRIIKLTLKQRDFDKLKEGSMWLYNVLSQNLNLPVLGPEEPVISRIRNEYIRNIIIKIPQNTPIGSTKKTIQKILNSFEAVAQYRAIRVTTNVDFY; encoded by the coding sequence ATGTATTTCGTCGAAGTCATTTTACCGCTTTCTTTAGCCAAAACATTTACGTATAGTGTATCTGAAGCTGAATTTCTTTTTATAAAAAAAGGAATGAGGGTTGCGGTGCCTTTTGGTAAAAGCAAGATCTACACGGCTTTGGTGATTGAAATTCACAATAACAAACCCACTTTATACGAAGCCAAAGAGATACATCAAATTTTAGATGATTTCCCTGTAGTAACAGAATTTCAAATTGCACATTGGATTTGGATAGCCGATTATTATATGTGTGCAATTGGAGATGTGTACCGTGGTGCTATGCCAAGTGGATTGTTATTGGAAAGTGAAACTCTAATAACAAAAAAAAGCGATTCCTTTGTTGATGAAAGTCTGCTATCGGATGATGAATATTTGGTTTATGAGGCTTTGCAACAGCAAAGTTCGTTGAAGATTCTAGACATAACTGCAATTCTCAACAAAAAGAATATTTTTCCTGTAATACAAAAATTGATTGATAAAAATATTCTGGTATTACAGGAAGAAGTTCAAGAAAGTTACAAACCAAAATTGGTACGGTACGTGCGATTACATTCCAAATATGATACTAACGAAGGCTTAAAGGATTTGCTCGAGGTTTTAAAAAGTGCCAATAAACAAAAAGAAATAGTTTTAAATTATTTCCAGTTAAGCGCATCCGAAAAAAAACCGATTACTGTAAAAAGATTAGTCGAAGCAGCACAATCTTCTCCTGCAATTGTGAAAGCATTGGTAGATAAAGAAATTTTTGAGGAATATTTTTTGCAAGAAGATCGAATAAATTTTTCGGGTAAAGGGCGAGAAGATGATTTGCAATTGAGCAATGCGCAACAATTTGCTTTTGAATCCGTAAAAGCAAGTTTCAAGCAAAAAGCAGTATGTCTTTTGCAAGGAGTTACTTCGAGCGGTAAGACCGAAATTTATATCAAACTTATAGAAGAATATTTGGCTACGGGAAAACAGGTGTTGTATTTGTTGCCCGAAATTGCTTTGACAACACAATTGGTTTCCAGATTGCGAGCGCATTTCGGAAATAAAGTGGCTGTTTTTCATTCAAAATATAATAATAATGAAAGAATTGAAGTTTGGAATCAAGTGTTGCAAAATGCTGACAAAGCCCAAATTGTTATCGGGGCCAGATCGGCTTTGTTTTTGCCCTTTCAGGATTTAGGTTTTATCATTATTGACGAAGAGCATGAACAAACTTTTAAACAGTCGGATCCGGCACCACGTTATCATGCTCGGGACGCTGCAATAGTTTTGGCCAATTCGCATCAGGCTAAAGTACTTTTAGGTTCGGCAACTCCAAGTATCGAAACCTTTTTTAATGCAAAATCAGATAAATATGGTTATGTTGAAATTACCGAACGTTTTGGGAATGTAATGATGCCCGAAATTGCATTGGTGGATTTAAAAGACAAATATTTCCGCAAAAAAATGAACGGTCATTTTAGCGATACTTTAATTGAAGAAATCACAACAGCTCTGACATTAGGGGAGCAAGTTATTTTGTTTCAAAACAGAAGAGGCTATTCGCCAATTATAGAATGTATAACTTGTGGGCATGTGCCGCATTGCGAGCAATGTGATGTAAGTTTGACCTATCACAAACATAAGAACCAGTTGCGATGTCATTATTGTGGATATTCTATGGCAAATCCTACTCTTTGTCATGCATGCTCTAGCATTGACTTGACTACCAAAGGTTTTGGGACAGAGCAAATTGAGCAAGAATTAATTGCTATTTTTCCAAATGCCAAAATCGGACGAATGGATCAGGATACAACACGAGGAAAATTTGGTTTTGAAAAAATCATTGACAGTTTCAAGAATCGAGAATTTGATATTTTGGTAGGTACACAAATGCTTGCCAAAGGATTGGATTTTGACAATGTCAATTTGGTCGGGATAATGAATGCCGATAATATGCTCTATCACCCTGATTTTAGAGCTTTCGAACGCAGTTTTCAAATGATGACGCAGGTTGCAGGACGTGCCGGTCGATCAGAGAAAAGAGGGAAAGTTATTATACAAACGTACAATCCCAATCACAACACAATACAGCAAGTTACCAATACTGATTATAATGGAATGTATAAAGAGCAATTGTATGATAGGCAAATTTATAAATACCCACCTTACTTCAGAATAATAAAATTAACCTTGAAACAACGAGATTTTGATAAGCTCAAAGAAGGGTCAATGTGGTTGTACAATGTTTTAAGCCAAAATCTTAATCTGCCTGTGTTGGGACCCGAAGAACCTGTTATTAGTAGAATTCGCAATGAATACATTCGCAATATAATTATCAAAATACCTCAAAATACGCCAATTGGAAGCACAAAAAAAACTATTCAGAAAATATTGAATAGTTTTGAGGCAGTGGCTCAATATAGAGCTATACGAGTAACGACAAACGTCGATTTTTATTAG
- the nadC gene encoding carboxylating nicotinate-nucleotide diphosphorylase, giving the protein MISEAQFQNELNVLIANAIREDVGPGDYSSLACIPANANGKAKLLVKEDGIIAGVTLAKMIFEYVDPTMQIETFIEDGTPVKKGDVVFHVSGSSQSILKSERVVLNTMQRMSAIATKTNSFVQLLAGTNTKILDTRKTTPGFRVAEKWAVKIGGGENHRFALYDMVMLKDNHIDFAGGITLAIAKTQAYLKENNLDLKIIVEARNLAEIEEILKSDGVHRILIDNFNYEDTRTAVAMIGDKCQTESSGNINEDTMRLYAECGVNYISSGALTHSVYNMDLSLKAI; this is encoded by the coding sequence ATGATTAGCGAAGCACAGTTTCAAAACGAATTGAATGTCTTAATTGCCAATGCCATTAGAGAGGATGTAGGACCTGGAGATTATAGCTCATTGGCCTGTATTCCAGCAAATGCAAATGGAAAAGCAAAGTTATTGGTAAAAGAAGATGGCATAATTGCCGGCGTTACTCTTGCAAAAATGATTTTTGAATATGTAGATCCTACTATGCAAATCGAAACGTTTATAGAAGATGGGACTCCCGTAAAAAAAGGAGATGTAGTTTTTCATGTTTCTGGTAGCTCGCAATCTATTTTAAAGTCTGAAAGAGTTGTATTAAACACAATGCAGCGCATGAGTGCCATTGCAACCAAAACTAACAGTTTTGTGCAGTTATTGGCAGGAACCAACACAAAAATTTTAGACACCCGAAAAACAACTCCGGGATTTCGTGTGGCCGAGAAATGGGCTGTAAAAATAGGGGGCGGCGAAAACCATCGTTTTGCTTTATACGATATGGTTATGCTAAAGGACAATCACATTGATTTTGCGGGTGGTATTACATTGGCAATAGCCAAAACACAGGCTTACCTAAAAGAAAATAATTTAGACTTAAAAATCATTGTTGAAGCGAGAAACCTTGCTGAAATCGAAGAAATTTTAAAAAGCGATGGTGTACATAGAATTTTGATTGATAATTTTAATTACGAAGATACACGAACAGCTGTGGCGATGATTGGCGACAAATGTCAAACCGAATCTTCAGGAAATATCAATGAAGATACGATGAGATTATATGCAGAATGCGGTGTCAATTATATTTCATCGGGAGCTTTAACTCATTCAGTTTACAATATGGACTTAAGTTTAAAAGCAATTTAA
- a CDS encoding YihY/virulence factor BrkB family protein, whose translation MSLIIEAKLEKIPVVRNLMHILKKIKMPGLGGFSFYDLLELYFEGIIDGAFSYHASAVAFSFFMALFPFALFILNLIPFIPIEGFQNDFLQFVKEGVPPNTYDAIANIINDILNNSHSGLMSSGFLLSIFLMANGINGILGGFESSRHVLEKRGFLNQYFVALGISLLLSILLLLTVSIIVVFEVFIQKTMIQDVLSDRIPLIILGRYIFVILMILITSSILLRYGTKQSHKPPFISIGSVFTTILIIISSYFFGIWVLRFSKYNELYGSIGTLLIMMFYIWINCMILLLGFELNATIHKLRKKNHSIKV comes from the coding sequence ATGAGTTTGATAATTGAGGCTAAACTCGAAAAAATTCCTGTAGTCAGAAACTTGATGCATATCTTAAAAAAAATTAAGATGCCGGGATTGGGAGGTTTTTCGTTTTATGATTTGTTAGAATTGTATTTTGAAGGAATAATAGATGGGGCTTTTTCGTATCATGCCAGTGCAGTAGCTTTTAGCTTTTTTATGGCCTTGTTTCCTTTTGCACTATTTATTTTAAATTTAATTCCGTTTATCCCTATTGAAGGGTTTCAGAATGATTTTCTTCAATTTGTAAAGGAAGGGGTTCCCCCAAATACCTATGATGCAATAGCCAATATAATAAATGATATTCTCAATAATAGCCACTCAGGATTAATGTCTTCAGGTTTTTTATTATCAATCTTCTTGATGGCCAATGGCATAAATGGAATCTTAGGAGGCTTTGAGTCTTCTCGACATGTTTTGGAAAAAAGAGGTTTTTTAAATCAATATTTCGTTGCTTTAGGAATTTCGTTATTGCTGTCCATTCTTTTGCTTTTGACTGTTTCTATTATTGTGGTTTTTGAGGTGTTTATTCAAAAAACAATGATTCAAGACGTATTAAGTGACCGTATTCCGTTAATTATTTTAGGAAGGTATATTTTTGTAATACTAATGATATTAATAACATCTTCCATATTATTGCGCTACGGAACAAAACAATCACATAAACCTCCATTTATAAGTATAGGGTCTGTTTTTACAACTATACTTATTATTATATCCTCGTATTTTTTCGGAATTTGGGTATTGCGATTTTCAAAATACAATGAATTATACGGTTCGATCGGAACACTGTTGATCATGATGTTTTATATCTGGATTAACTGTATGATTTTGTTGCTGGGATTTGAATTGAATGCTACAATTCATAAACTAAGAAAAAAAAATCACAGTATTAAAGTTTAG
- a CDS encoding LytR/AlgR family response regulator transcription factor: MKLNCVVVDDSSIQRMIIAKLVNNHTNLNLIGDFSNAIEAKSCMTVHNVDLIFLDIEMPVISGFDFLDGLKTKPQIIFVTSKAEYAMKAFDYDATDYLQKPISIERFNASVRRAIDQFLLKKENKEDEGEHIFIKSNLKKLKIFTSKIKWIEAFGDYVKVVTEDDSNLVLSTMKSFENDLSKEKFIRVHKSFIVNIDKIDRFNSKFAEIGVTKIPLSRNKKEDLVKALAYS, encoded by the coding sequence ATGAAACTAAACTGTGTAGTCGTAGATGATAGTTCAATACAAAGAATGATTATAGCAAAATTAGTAAACAATCATACCAATCTAAACCTAATAGGAGATTTCTCGAATGCAATTGAAGCTAAAAGTTGCATGACTGTACATAACGTAGATTTGATATTTCTTGATATTGAGATGCCTGTTATTAGTGGTTTTGATTTTCTTGATGGTTTAAAAACAAAACCTCAGATTATATTTGTCACCTCTAAGGCCGAATATGCTATGAAGGCCTTTGATTATGACGCAACTGATTATTTGCAAAAACCAATTTCTATTGAACGTTTTAATGCTTCTGTACGAAGAGCGATTGATCAATTTCTTCTAAAGAAAGAAAATAAGGAAGACGAAGGCGAACATATTTTTATCAAAAGCAACCTCAAAAAATTAAAGATTTTTACTTCTAAAATTAAATGGATTGAAGCTTTTGGAGATTATGTAAAAGTAGTTACCGAAGATGATAGCAATCTGGTTCTTTCAACGATGAAATCTTTTGAAAATGACTTATCTAAAGAAAAATTTATAAGGGTTCACAAATCTTTTATTGTTAACATTGACAAAATTGACCGTTTCAACAGCAAATTTGCCGAAATTGGAGTAACAAAAATTCCTTTGAGTCGCAATAAGAAAGAAGACCTTGTTAAAGCACTTGCCTATTCATAA
- a CDS encoding DUF6495 family protein, which yields MKYARLTKEQFEELTQEFTNFLATQAIDKAEWDQIKAEKPEVAEQELDVFSDLVWEGVLSKAEYLEFFSKNHIFLFHCFENHVQSIVLKSLVPETDFLTKEGLQWLSDNMFTETIEMKVGKKEFTEERNLSIFQLIQQGSFLSDGQLYNQINTIIKS from the coding sequence ATGAAATACGCTAGATTAACAAAAGAACAATTTGAAGAGTTAACACAAGAATTTACTAACTTTTTGGCAACCCAGGCAATTGATAAAGCCGAATGGGATCAAATCAAAGCCGAAAAACCAGAAGTTGCTGAGCAAGAACTTGACGTTTTTTCAGATTTGGTTTGGGAAGGCGTGCTGTCTAAAGCAGAATATTTAGAGTTTTTCTCGAAAAATCATATTTTTCTATTTCATTGTTTCGAAAATCATGTGCAATCAATTGTTTTAAAATCATTGGTTCCCGAAACCGACTTTTTGACTAAAGAAGGTTTGCAATGGCTTAGTGACAATATGTTTACAGAAACAATTGAAATGAAAGTGGGAAAAAAAGAATTTACCGAAGAACGTAATCTTTCGATTTTTCAATTGATTCAGCAAGGGTCTTTTTTGAGTGATGGACAATTATACAATCAAATTAATACGATTATCAAGTCGTAA
- a CDS encoding DUF2147 domain-containing protein yields MKKSIVFSVVVFFAMVFNAQSQNVLGKWKTIDDETGQAKSIVEIYEKSGKIYGKIIDIVNPEKRKNLCTKCSGENKNAPILGMVIIKDLVKDGDEYNGGKILDPSKGEEYKCLIALDGKDKLKVRGFVGVSLFGRTQYWYRVKN; encoded by the coding sequence ATGAAAAAAAGTATCGTATTTAGTGTAGTTGTGTTTTTTGCTATGGTTTTCAATGCCCAAAGCCAGAATGTTTTAGGTAAATGGAAAACCATTGATGATGAAACTGGGCAAGCAAAATCTATTGTAGAAATTTATGAAAAATCAGGAAAAATATACGGGAAGATTATTGATATCGTAAATCCGGAAAAAAGAAAAAATCTTTGTACAAAATGTTCAGGTGAAAATAAAAATGCCCCAATTCTGGGCATGGTAATCATTAAAGATCTTGTGAAAGATGGTGATGAATATAATGGTGGTAAAATATTGGATCCTTCAAAAGGGGAAGAATACAAATGTTTAATTGCCCTTGACGGAAAAGACAAACTAAAAGTGAGAGGTTTTGTTGGAGTTTCTTTGTTTGGAAGAACGCAATACTGGTATAGAGTGAAAAATTAA
- the bla-B1-FLAV gene encoding subclass B1 metallo-beta-lactamase translates to MRKVAAIILFFTILSNSFGQSENSPLQISHLIGDFYVYKTFHDYKGTLISANAMYLVTDKGVVLFDAPWDKSQFQPLLDSIKSKHNKDVVMCFATHSHDDRAGGLEFFRKNGIKTYTIKLTDAILKNKNEKRAEFVIPNDTIFKVGEYKFEVYYPGKGHALDNIVVWFDKEKVLYGGCFVKSTDAKDLGYLGDANVNEWEKSIKKVQAKFKNPKYIIPGHEDWTDTGSLDHTLKLVQEYKNNASVELNKK, encoded by the coding sequence ATGAGAAAAGTAGCAGCAATAATTTTATTTTTCACAATACTGTCAAATAGTTTTGGACAATCTGAAAATTCGCCTTTGCAAATAAGTCATCTTATAGGTGACTTTTATGTTTATAAAACTTTTCATGATTATAAAGGAACTCTGATTTCAGCAAACGCCATGTATCTGGTTACGGATAAAGGTGTTGTTTTATTTGATGCTCCTTGGGATAAATCGCAATTTCAGCCACTGTTAGATAGTATAAAATCTAAGCACAATAAAGATGTTGTGATGTGTTTTGCAACACATTCTCATGATGATCGCGCTGGAGGTTTGGAATTTTTTAGAAAAAACGGAATTAAAACGTATACTATAAAATTAACTGACGCCATTCTAAAAAATAAAAATGAAAAAAGAGCCGAATTTGTAATTCCGAATGATACTATTTTTAAAGTTGGAGAATATAAATTTGAAGTGTATTATCCGGGGAAGGGGCATGCGCTAGATAATATTGTAGTGTGGTTTGATAAAGAAAAAGTACTTTATGGAGGATGTTTTGTTAAAAGTACTGATGCAAAAGATTTAGGTTATTTGGGGGATGCCAATGTGAATGAGTGGGAGAAATCCATTAAAAAAGTTCAGGCAAAATTTAAAAACCCAAAATATATTATTCCGGGTCACGAAGATTGGACAGATACAGGGTCTTTGGACCATACTTTAAAATTGGTTCAGGAATATAAAAATAATGCGTCTGTTGAATTAAATAAAAAGTAA
- the rplI gene encoding 50S ribosomal protein L9, which yields MELILRQDVQNLGFKDDIVSVKNGYGRNFLIPQGHAHLATASAKKVLAENLKQRAHKEAKVVNDAKALAETLKAIEIKIAAKAGGEKLFGSITNIDIAEALAKGGQVIDRKFITSGIVKRTGKYAATVRLHRDVIIELPYEIVAEQA from the coding sequence ATGGAACTTATTTTAAGACAAGACGTTCAAAATTTAGGATTTAAAGATGATATCGTTTCTGTAAAAAACGGATACGGTCGTAATTTTTTAATTCCACAAGGACACGCTCATTTAGCAACTGCTTCTGCAAAGAAAGTATTGGCTGAAAACCTAAAACAAAGAGCGCACAAAGAAGCTAAAGTAGTAAACGATGCAAAAGCATTGGCTGAAACTTTGAAAGCTATCGAAATTAAAATCGCTGCAAAAGCAGGTGGTGAAAAATTATTTGGTTCTATTACAAACATTGACATCGCTGAAGCTTTGGCTAAAGGTGGTCAAGTAATTGACAGAAAATTTATCACTTCTGGAATTGTAAAACGTACTGGTAAATATGCTGCTACTGTAAGATTGCACAGAGATGTTATTATCGAATTGCCATACGAAATTGTTGCTGAACAAGCATAA
- a CDS encoding M28 family peptidase gives MKTNLFLALFLFNSVAFFAQTKDEQVFKEIYNSALTNSKCYSWLDHLSNDIGSRLSGSDGAARAVEYTKKQMETLGFDKVYLQEVMVPKWVRGEKETAYIQDNKTKIKVPICALGGSISTPKNGITAEVIEVHSFDELKTLGVDKIKGKIVFYNRPMNNADIETFDAYSGAVDQRYGGAAAASKYGAVGTIVRSMNLRLDDFPHTGGQSYGDIPKEQFIPTAAISTNAAELLSKTLKSNPNVKFYFKQSCQKMDDVLSYNVVGEIKGTEHPENIMVVGGHLDSWDLADGSHDDGAGVVQSMEVMNIFNNIKYKPKNTLRVVLFMNEENGTRGGKKYEELSLANKENHIFALESDSGGFTPRGFSLECNDANFAKISSWKNVFEPYLIHSFVKGHSGSDIEALTSKTIVKAGLKPDSQRYFDYHHAANDTFDAIDKRELELGAGTMAALVYMIDQNGIQ, from the coding sequence ATGAAAACAAACCTATTTTTGGCCCTTTTTCTTTTTAATTCTGTTGCGTTTTTTGCACAAACCAAAGACGAACAGGTTTTTAAGGAAATTTACAATTCGGCATTAACCAATTCAAAATGCTATTCTTGGTTGGATCATCTTTCCAATGACATTGGGTCTAGATTATCGGGTTCAGACGGAGCTGCAAGAGCAGTTGAATATACCAAAAAACAAATGGAAACACTTGGTTTTGACAAAGTGTATTTGCAGGAAGTTATGGTGCCAAAATGGGTACGTGGCGAAAAAGAAACAGCTTATATTCAAGACAATAAAACTAAAATCAAAGTACCGATTTGCGCATTGGGCGGTTCGATTTCCACACCAAAAAATGGCATTACAGCCGAAGTGATTGAAGTACATAGTTTTGATGAATTGAAAACATTAGGTGTTGATAAAATAAAAGGGAAAATTGTTTTTTATAACCGACCAATGAACAATGCTGATATTGAAACGTTTGATGCCTATTCTGGAGCAGTAGATCAGCGCTATGGCGGAGCTGCTGCAGCTTCAAAATATGGGGCAGTTGGAACGATTGTTCGTTCGATGAATTTAAGATTGGATGATTTTCCGCACACTGGAGGGCAAAGTTATGGTGATATTCCAAAAGAACAATTCATTCCAACCGCTGCTATCAGTACCAATGCAGCCGAATTATTGAGTAAGACCCTAAAAAGCAATCCAAACGTGAAATTTTATTTTAAACAATCCTGTCAAAAAATGGACGATGTTTTGTCCTATAATGTTGTTGGGGAAATAAAAGGAACCGAACATCCTGAAAATATTATGGTGGTAGGCGGTCATCTTGATTCCTGGGACTTAGCCGATGGTTCGCATGACGATGGAGCGGGAGTGGTACAAAGTATGGAAGTGATGAATATTTTTAATAACATAAAATACAAGCCAAAAAATACCCTTCGTGTGGTGCTGTTTATGAACGAAGAAAACGGAACAAGAGGCGGAAAAAAATACGAAGAATTATCATTGGCCAATAAAGAAAACCATATTTTCGCTTTAGAAAGTGATTCGGGAGGATTTACACCAAGAGGTTTTTCATTAGAATGTAATGACGCCAATTTTGCTAAAATTTCGAGTTGGAAAAACGTATTCGAACCGTATTTGATTCACAGTTTTGTAAAAGGACATAGTGGTTCAGACATAGAAGCATTAACATCTAAAACAATTGTAAAAGCAGGTCTAAAGCCAGACTCGCAACGTTATTTTGATTACCATCATGCCGCAAACGATACATTTGATGCCATAGACAAAAGAGAACTGGAACTTGGTGCAGGAACAATGGCTGCCTTGGTTTACATGATTGACCAAAATGGGATTCAATAA
- the rpsF gene encoding 30S ribosomal protein S6 produces the protein MNHYETVFILNPVLSEVQVKETVSKFEDFLTSRGAEMVSKEDWGLKKMAYEIQNKKSGFYHLFEFKVAGEVLIAFETEFRRDERVMRFLTVSLDKHAISWAERRRAKLKSQKA, from the coding sequence ATGAATCATTATGAAACTGTTTTCATTTTAAATCCCGTTTTATCTGAAGTTCAGGTAAAGGAAACAGTAAGCAAATTTGAAGATTTTCTTACTAGTAGAGGAGCAGAAATGGTATCGAAAGAAGACTGGGGTCTTAAAAAAATGGCTTACGAAATTCAAAACAAAAAAAGTGGTTTTTATCACTTATTCGAATTCAAAGTAGCTGGTGAGGTTCTTATCGCTTTTGAAACTGAATTTAGACGTGACGAAAGAGTTATGCGTTTCTTAACTGTAAGTCTTGACAAACATGCTATCTCTTGGGCTGAAAGAAGAAGAGCAAAACTTAAATCTCAAAAAGCTTAA